Proteins encoded in a region of the Dreissena polymorpha isolate Duluth1 chromosome 6, UMN_Dpol_1.0, whole genome shotgun sequence genome:
- the LOC127835506 gene encoding ctenidin-1-like — MKAAILLALFVGVVVAYPGRHGGGYGGGSGGGIYGLGGSYGGGFDGGLGGGHYGGAYGGGFGGGLGGGHYGLGGSYGSYGGGYGIGGLGGGYGRHYGGGYGGGYGGGYGGGYG; from the exons ATGAAAGCTGCTATCCTCTTGGCCTTGTTCGTTGGCGTGGTCGTCGCCTATCCAG GTAGACACGGCGGTGGATACGGTGGTGGTTCCGGTGGCGGAATATACGGACTCGGAGGCTCTTATGGCGGTGGATTCGATGGTGGTCTCGGTGGCGGACATTACGGAGGCGCTTATGGCGGTGGATTCGGTGGTGGTCTAGGTGGCGGACATTACGGTCTCGGAGGCTCTTACGGCTCTTATGGCGGTGGATACGGAATTGGTGGTCTAGGTGGCGGATATGGCAGACACTATGGTGGAGGTTATGGTGGAGGCTATGGTGGAGGCTATGGTGGAGGCTATGGTTGA